In Myxococcales bacterium, the DNA window GGCTTGTTGTCGGCCCCCTGCTCTTCCAATACCTGGATTTGTTGCTCGAGTTGAGCAATTTTTTGCTGAAGCGCTCCATGCATGAGGCGCCAACGATCCTCGTCCCAACCATTTACGGTGTCGCTATCGCTCCCGGCTACTCGAGGCGAATACCTGATCTTCGCGGGCGCTACCTCTTCTACATTTTGTGCGTCGCGTGTTTTCATCACGCGTCCCGGATCCATCCCAATGATTTTGGGACGAGCTTTCGCTCCAGAACGCGCCGCGGCCCGTTGTGCGACTGGGACTTCGTCGAGATTCTGCGTGTAGTGGATGTTTCCGCGGCTATCGATCCAC includes these proteins:
- a CDS encoding DUF4124 domain-containing protein; amino-acid sequence: MKFQQLLMFALAIALALPRPSLAEIFKWIDSRGNIHYTQNLDEVPVAQRAAARSGAKARPKIIGMDPGRVMKTRDAQNVEEVAPAKIRYSPRVAGSDSDTVNGWDEDRWRLMHGALQQKIAQLEQQIQVLEEQGADNKPPARRRQNVTRRRFERYHERHQRYRNATRDVVTARRDLEAFRDKAHRAGVPPGWLR